From a region of the Campylobacteraceae bacterium genome:
- a CDS encoding serine acetyltransferase: MFRNKETLGIKDYFMVLNPRMYPVILFRISSFFQQSHLGIIAKIFSTINFVLFGCDIAKGAKIQGGLYLPHPSGVVIGEYAIIGHNCIIHQGVTLGDRGEEHETSNPTLGDYVEIGTGAKILGKILLDDYSRIGANSVVLKDTPKYAVVVGIPAKVIKYRKVL; encoded by the coding sequence ATGTTTAGGAATAAAGAGACATTGGGAATAAAAGATTATTTCATGGTACTAAATCCAAGAATGTACCCTGTCATCTTATTTCGCATTTCAAGTTTTTTTCAGCAGAGTCATTTGGGAATAATAGCCAAAATATTTTCAACGATAAATTTTGTTCTTTTTGGCTGTGATATAGCAAAAGGAGCCAAAATACAAGGAGGATTATATCTTCCTCATCCAAGCGGTGTAGTCATTGGAGAATATGCCATCATTGGTCACAATTGTATTATTCACCAAGGCGTTACTCTAGGAGATAGAGGAGAAGAACATGAAACATCAAATCCAACCTTGGGAGATTATGTAGAAATTGGAACCGGAGCAAAAATTCTTGGAAAAATTCTTCTTGATGATTACAGCAGAATTGGTGCAAACAGTGTGGTACTAAAAGATACACCAAAATATGCGGTGGTGGTTGGTATTCCAGCCAAAGTCATTAAATACAGAAAAGTGCTTTAA
- a CDS encoding glycosyltransferase family 4 protein, with the protein MKILVISNYYPPYYIGGYEVACFDTVQYLKDCGHEVYVLTGNYKNESIEFEEIYRKLKYINYENPSYFDKHKVEVYNYELTQELIKKITPDLVYFWSLRLISLSPALAVQKLQIKKVFEIGDLWMKGYFQNTIFAKLKRSIKNYLPFFVGSFVEFSPSICVSKWIEKEMKNKYLAKKTYVIPNGVKIYQKQKSNLSKKIRYMFCGRIDYSKGLDLALKALSNLKDRGFFNFELHIYGEGHEGYINKCKKIIKVLNLDKEVKFCGKKEDINKYYKNYDVLLMPTRMREPFGLVIIEAMAAGVVVIATNAYGPAEIITHNKDGLLFKNEDVNDLTKKILKIHSNTVLYENLRNAAFLKVFEKFNLLSVKKEVENVLVRTAQKDIL; encoded by the coding sequence ATGAAAATTTTAGTTATCAGCAATTATTACCCTCCTTATTACATTGGGGGTTACGAAGTGGCTTGTTTTGATACCGTACAATATTTAAAAGATTGTGGGCATGAAGTCTATGTATTAACAGGCAATTATAAAAATGAGAGCATAGAGTTTGAGGAAATTTACAGAAAATTAAAATATATCAATTATGAAAACCCTTCTTATTTTGATAAACACAAGGTTGAAGTTTATAATTATGAGCTCACCCAAGAATTAATAAAAAAAATCACACCTGATTTGGTCTATTTTTGGTCTCTTCGTTTGATTTCCCTTTCCCCTGCCCTTGCTGTTCAGAAACTTCAGATAAAAAAAGTATTTGAAATTGGAGATTTGTGGATGAAGGGTTATTTCCAAAATACAATTTTTGCTAAATTAAAAAGAAGTATTAAAAATTATTTGCCTTTTTTCGTGGGTTCTTTTGTGGAATTCTCCCCATCAATTTGTGTCTCAAAGTGGATTGAAAAAGAGATGAAAAACAAATATTTGGCAAAAAAGACCTATGTTATTCCCAATGGCGTCAAGATATATCAAAAACAAAAAAGCAACTTGAGCAAAAAAATAAGATATATGTTTTGCGGCAGAATTGACTATAGCAAAGGTTTGGATTTGGCGTTAAAAGCCTTGAGTAATTTAAAAGACAGAGGTTTCTTTAATTTTGAACTTCATATATACGGAGAAGGCCATGAAGGTTATATAAATAAATGTAAAAAAATCATTAAGGTTTTGAATTTGGACAAAGAAGTGAAGTTTTGTGGTAAAAAAGAGGATATAAACAAATACTACAAAAACTATGATGTTTTGTTAATGCCCACACGAATGAGAGAACCTTTTGGATTGGTCATAATTGAAGCAATGGCAGCAGGTGTAGTAGTTATTGCTACAAATGCTTATGGACCTGCTGAAATTATTACTCACAATAAAGACGGTTTGCTCTTTAAAAATGAAGATGTTAATGATTTGACAAAAAAAATACTTAAAATACACAGTAATACTGTTTTGTACGAGAACTTAAGAAATGCAGCTTTCCTTAAAGTATTTGAAAAATTCAATCTTTTAAGTGTAAAAAAAGAAGTTGAAAATGTTTTAGTACGCACTGCCCAAAAGGATATTTTATGA
- a CDS encoding polysaccharide biosynthesis/export family protein — protein sequence MLFIKNIFKYLLFLVIFVFYAGCIPSPKPEMSVINKKTNNTENSLKRTLEKKEKYVVIEKDFDILYGGKNENEIKKELLLLHIKKKEDYKIGVGDKFNVFVYGEPELNIKGAVVKPDGTVTLQLVGDVTIAGLSVNEAMKELSFKLRKFLINPIISLVLYELKSESFTILGKINEPGRYAITNNSKVIDSIAMAQGLSIGIFENNTVELADLEHAYIRRDNKVLPVNFIELVRKGNPLHNIPLEDKDYIYIPSALNSEVYVLGEVKEPGHFGFKEKMTLLQLITYAKGYKTSANIDEVAIIRGNLTNPIVYVANLTKIIEGKQKDFRIKPNDIVFISSSKLGDWNTILGLIMPSLDAVLNTFLLKEIITGD from the coding sequence ATGTTATTCATAAAAAATATATTTAAATATTTATTGTTTTTAGTGATTTTTGTTTTTTATGCAGGTTGTATTCCCAGTCCTAAACCTGAAATGAGTGTTATAAACAAAAAAACCAATAACACAGAAAACTCCCTAAAAAGAACGCTTGAAAAAAAAGAAAAATATGTAGTTATTGAAAAAGATTTTGACATTTTATATGGAGGCAAAAATGAAAATGAAATTAAAAAAGAACTTCTTCTTTTACATATCAAGAAAAAAGAGGATTATAAAATAGGAGTGGGTGACAAGTTTAATGTTTTTGTTTATGGGGAGCCTGAATTAAATATAAAAGGTGCAGTAGTAAAACCAGATGGAACAGTGACGTTGCAATTAGTTGGAGATGTGACAATAGCAGGATTAAGCGTTAATGAAGCGATGAAAGAGCTTTCATTTAAACTTCGTAAGTTTTTAATTAATCCCATAATTTCTCTTGTACTTTATGAATTAAAAAGTGAGAGTTTTACTATCTTGGGGAAAATTAATGAACCAGGAAGATATGCAATTACGAACAATAGCAAAGTAATAGACAGTATTGCAATGGCGCAAGGTCTCTCTATTGGTATTTTTGAAAATAATACGGTTGAGTTGGCAGATTTAGAACATGCGTATATAAGAAGAGACAATAAAGTATTACCGGTTAATTTTATAGAGTTAGTAAGAAAAGGCAATCCTTTGCATAATATTCCTTTAGAAGATAAAGATTATATCTATATTCCTTCTGCTTTAAACAGTGAGGTTTATGTATTAGGAGAAGTAAAAGAACCGGGTCATTTTGGCTTCAAAGAAAAAATGACTTTGCTTCAATTAATAACCTACGCAAAAGGATATAAAACAAGTGCAAATATAGATGAAGTGGCAATTATAAGAGGAAATTTAACCAATCCTATTGTTTATGTTGCAAACTTGACAAAAATAATTGAGGGAAAACAAAAAGATTTTAGGATTAAACCCAATGATATTGTTTTTATCTCTTCTAGCAAATTAGGTGACTGGAATACTATTTTGGGATTGATAATGCCAAGTTTGGATGCCGTGTTAAATACATTTTTACTTAAAGAAATAATAACAGGAGATTAA
- a CDS encoding ATP-binding protein gives MKKFTSNMTITSNLKNIKRVMTWIEADLKSFFKNEKKYQSIILGLQEAITNAIIHGNKLNEKKFVNIYYCLDKKLKITIEDEGKGILAENQALDISKIKKEDIYKESKRGIMLMKHFCDEVIFNKNSVTLVMQYE, from the coding sequence ATGAAAAAGTTTACTTCAAACATGACAATAACAAGTAATCTTAAAAATATAAAAAGAGTAATGACCTGGATTGAAGCGGACCTCAAGTCATTCTTTAAAAATGAGAAAAAATATCAAAGTATTATCTTAGGCCTTCAAGAAGCAATCACAAATGCAATTATACATGGCAATAAATTGAATGAAAAAAAGTTTGTTAATATTTATTATTGTCTGGATAAAAAATTAAAGATTACCATTGAAGATGAAGGAAAAGGAATATTAGCAGAAAACCAAGCTCTGGATATATCAAAAATCAAAAAAGAAGATATTTACAAAGAATCAAAGCGTGGAATAATGCTAATGAAACACTTTTGCGATGAAGTCATATTTAATAAAAACAGCGTAACCTTAGTTATGCAGTATGAATAG
- a CDS encoding polysaccharide biosynthesis protein — MTLNINEVLIKSSVSNYIFLILKILLSLFLIRIIFLGINNEEYGFWALLWSIFGYSVLLDFGFGTAVQKATSEALEKNEWENYNKLISTIFFSYVLLSLGIFIFTLIMAFNLEKIFVFTSSESLEYYKTIFMIFGFGTTLIFPFGFFKEILRGLREIPLRNNIDMIFLILNFIIIYISVTVYSSLLVMAIGAILVQFFTNIFMAIYVYKKIPSLIISPNLFQKNKVKEVMSFSFFAYIVMFSNLIIFKTDQIVISVFSSFALVGFYQIVSRISELFRQFSTQIHDIIGPISAALFSSSNKDKLSKVLLQSNQIVAFISTMLMVPSFLFIEELLYFWLNINDRDVILTAKILLVSMYILVALRSSSVQVLLMCNKHKQLTVVAIIEAVMNLFLSIYLIQYYSIIGVAIGTLIPNVILAIVYNIPVACKFSGISVFLYLKKAVFKNMFTGLIVYTVLFYVSKFFGEISFIHLIAYGFLSLILYLMFYYLCFLNKSDKQKAKCFIKESILSKKKTIKYN, encoded by the coding sequence ATGACACTCAATATTAATGAGGTTTTGATAAAAAGCAGTGTTTCCAATTATATTTTTCTAATCCTAAAAATTCTTCTTTCTTTATTTCTAATTAGGATAATCTTTTTAGGAATAAACAATGAAGAATATGGATTTTGGGCACTCTTGTGGAGTATTTTTGGATATTCGGTTTTATTAGATTTTGGTTTTGGTACAGCAGTACAAAAAGCAACCAGTGAAGCTTTAGAAAAAAATGAGTGGGAAAATTATAATAAGTTGATTTCAACTATTTTTTTCTCTTACGTACTCTTGTCCTTAGGTATCTTTATTTTTACCCTCATCATGGCTTTTAACCTTGAAAAAATATTTGTATTTACATCCTCTGAATCTCTTGAATATTACAAAACTATTTTTATGATTTTTGGTTTTGGAACAACACTTATTTTTCCTTTTGGTTTTTTTAAAGAGATATTAAGAGGTCTTAGAGAAATTCCTTTAAGAAACAATATTGATATGATTTTTTTGATATTAAATTTTATCATTATTTACATTTCCGTTACTGTTTATTCCTCACTTTTAGTAATGGCAATAGGAGCTATTCTTGTGCAATTCTTTACAAATATATTTATGGCAATATATGTATATAAAAAGATTCCCTCTTTAATAATATCACCAAACTTATTCCAAAAAAATAAAGTAAAAGAAGTAATGAGTTTTTCTTTTTTTGCTTATATTGTGATGTTTTCAAATTTGATTATTTTTAAAACAGATCAAATAGTTATTTCCGTTTTTTCAAGTTTTGCTTTGGTTGGTTTTTACCAAATTGTTTCAAGAATAAGTGAATTATTCAGACAATTTTCAACGCAAATACATGATATAATTGGCCCCATTAGTGCTGCACTTTTCAGCTCTTCGAATAAAGATAAACTTTCAAAAGTTTTATTACAGTCCAATCAAATTGTAGCTTTTATTTCAACTATGTTAATGGTTCCTTCTTTTTTATTTATAGAAGAGCTTTTATATTTTTGGTTAAATATTAATGATAGGGATGTAATATTAACTGCAAAAATATTATTAGTTTCCATGTATATATTGGTTGCTTTAAGAAGCAGCAGTGTTCAAGTGTTATTGATGTGTAACAAACACAAACAATTAACAGTCGTTGCTATTATTGAAGCAGTAATGAATTTATTCTTAAGTATATACTTGATTCAATACTATTCAATTATAGGAGTTGCTATTGGTACGTTAATACCAAATGTTATTTTGGCTATTGTTTATAATATTCCTGTTGCTTGTAAATTTTCTGGAATCTCTGTTTTTCTTTATCTGAAAAAAGCTGTGTTTAAAAATATGTTTACAGGTTTAATTGTTTATACTGTTTTATTTTATGTATCCAAATTCTTTGGAGAAATATCATTTATACATTTAATCGCTTATGGCTTCTTGTCCTTAATATTGTATCTTATGTTTTATTATTTATGTTTCTTAAATAAAAGTGATAAACAAAAAGCCAAGTGTTTTATAAAAGAATCTATTTTAAGCAAAAAAAAAACTATTAAATATAATTAA
- a CDS encoding STAS domain-containing protein: MNLNIKKSNTQIQIIFIDDDRIDATNLKEIQGLLSPYVLEIQESELEELELDFSSINFIDSSGLAMIINIYKKLLSKNQNLTIINSSTFIQEIFNVTKLDTFINLR; the protein is encoded by the coding sequence ATGAATTTAAATATTAAAAAGTCTAATACTCAAATACAAATAATTTTTATTGATGATGATAGAATTGATGCTACGAATTTAAAAGAGATTCAAGGCTTATTAAGCCCCTATGTACTAGAAATTCAAGAAAGCGAATTAGAAGAACTTGAACTTGATTTTTCTTCCATAAATTTTATAGACAGTTCGGGTTTGGCTATGATTATAAATATCTATAAAAAACTACTATCAAAAAATCAAAACTTGACTATCATAAACAGTAGTACTTTTATACAAGAGATATTTAATGTCACTAAGCTTGACACTTTTATTAATCTAAGATAA
- a CDS encoding O-antigen ligase family protein, with the protein MTEFKYIIFFIVIFLGIPIAFMLAKRFPKVEKLLWFLLLFFTASTEDINFFSMELYRGTSKGFEIGLVDITAMIMLLVLFSRREKYPLSLPLGSSLYFMYFTFSCISIINSDIYIYSFFELWKMLRMYLYFFVIYNLIRSFKDIEEFLKYMCFIVFFITVLVLKQKYFEGMFQARGPFPHQNSLVMYLIVYGSFFLSYLLNVKKSNLFLWTLAFGSCAINILSTLSRAGMVLFSLSIFIIFILSYAHKFSWRKVGVAGLLMILGTGVLFKASDTIMERIRTAPKESVSVRLILAKAAQNMANDKIFGIGLNNFALKINPPYTYGNHIKRIDDEEKGGLVETVYLMIAAETGWVNLAVFSFMLVFFYFKNLNNYMKLKRGKWRKYRYICIALIGALLSIYLQSSLEWVLKQTNNFYQLMFIFAVIGAISRIIKERISSENSK; encoded by the coding sequence ATGACTGAGTTTAAATATATTATATTTTTTATTGTAATATTTTTAGGAATTCCTATTGCTTTTATGCTGGCAAAAAGATTTCCTAAAGTAGAAAAACTCTTATGGTTTTTATTGCTTTTTTTTACTGCCAGTACAGAAGATATAAACTTTTTTTCTATGGAGCTTTACAGAGGGACTTCAAAAGGTTTTGAAATAGGTTTGGTAGATATTACTGCCATGATAATGTTACTTGTACTTTTTAGCAGACGTGAAAAATATCCTTTATCTTTACCTCTTGGAAGTTCTTTGTATTTTATGTATTTTACTTTTTCTTGTATTTCTATTATAAACAGTGACATATATATTTATTCCTTTTTTGAACTGTGGAAAATGTTGCGAATGTATTTATACTTTTTTGTCATTTATAATTTGATTCGTTCTTTTAAAGATATTGAAGAATTTTTAAAATATATGTGTTTCATTGTATTCTTTATAACCGTATTGGTATTAAAACAAAAATATTTTGAAGGAATGTTTCAAGCAAGAGGACCTTTTCCCCATCAAAACTCTCTGGTTATGTATTTAATTGTTTACGGCAGTTTTTTTCTCTCTTATTTGTTAAATGTTAAAAAATCCAATCTTTTTTTATGGACCCTTGCATTTGGGTCTTGTGCCATAAATATTTTATCCACTCTTTCACGAGCAGGTATGGTTTTATTTAGTCTTTCAATTTTCATAATTTTCATTCTGTCTTACGCCCATAAATTCTCTTGGAGAAAAGTGGGAGTGGCAGGTCTGCTTATGATCTTAGGAACAGGCGTTTTATTTAAAGCCAGCGATACTATTATGGAGCGCATTAGAACAGCACCTAAAGAATCGGTTAGTGTAAGGCTGATTTTAGCAAAAGCGGCACAAAATATGGCAAATGACAAAATATTCGGCATTGGTCTTAATAATTTTGCTTTGAAAATAAACCCTCCTTATACTTATGGCAATCATATAAAAAGAATAGATGATGAAGAAAAAGGCGGTTTGGTTGAAACAGTTTATTTAATGATAGCAGCAGAAACAGGATGGGTGAATTTAGCTGTGTTTAGTTTCATGCTTGTATTTTTTTATTTTAAAAACCTGAATAATTATATGAAATTAAAACGTGGTAAGTGGCGCAAATACAGATATATATGTATTGCATTGATTGGGGCTTTATTAAGTATTTATTTACAATCTTCTTTAGAGTGGGTACTCAAACAAACAAACAATTTTTATCAACTAATGTTTATATTCGCAGTCATTGGTGCAATTAGCAGAATAATAAAAGAAAGGATTTCAAGTGAAAACAGTAAATGA